The following coding sequences lie in one Miscanthus floridulus cultivar M001 chromosome 9, ASM1932011v1, whole genome shotgun sequence genomic window:
- the LOC136480351 gene encoding uncharacterized protein, translated as MASNFRVEHINFYVADFNTAYHAILGQPTLAKFMAIPHYAYLSLSLTEATDLSIQMASVVTDAKTVPADDLEIPALEPPRAYAKSKEMKEVGLGLDDPTKTVKIGAHLDPK; from the exons ATGGCTAGCAACTTtcgtgtcgagcacatcaacttctacgtcgccgacttcaacactgcctaccacgccatacttggtcagccaactctagccaagttcatggccataccacactacgcctatctg AGTCTctccctcaccgaagccaccgacctctccattcagatggccagtgtggttaCCGATGCCAAGACAGTGCCCGCtgatgacctggagatcccagcgctggagcctcctcgtgcctacgccaagtctaaggaaatgaAGGAagtcggccttggcctcgatgaccccaccaagaccgtcaagattggggctcatctcgaccccaaatag